CCTACGCCGGCCCGATCGATGTGCGCACGGCCTTTGCTTATTCGAAAAACACGGTGGCGGCGCAGCTTGGCAACGAGGTCGGCTTTGGCAGCGTTGCGTCCATGGCGCGGCGGTTCGGGATCACCACGCCGATCGCCACCAATCCATCGATGGTGCTGGGCACCTCCGAAGTCCGCCTGATCGACATGACCCGTGCCTTTGCGGCGGTCTCCGCGCGCGGGATGTCGGTCGAACCCTACGGCGTGATGAAAGTGACCACGGCGAATGGTCGCGTGCTGTATCAGCATGAGGCGGCGAAGGGGCAGCAGCTTGTGCCCGATTATGTGGCTGCGGGGATTACCGATCTGCTGCAGACAGCGGTCAACGTGGGCACGGGCAAGGCGGCACAGATCGGCCGTCCGGTTGCGGGCAAGACCGGCACGACCAGTTCGAACAAGGATGGCTGGTTCCTTGGTTTCTCCAGTGGGATCACCACGGGCGTCTGGATGGGCCGCGATGATGCGCGCGCGGTGCCCGGTTTGCAGGGCGGCACGGCCCCGGCACGCGCCTTCGCCACGTATATGCGGCAGGCGGTTGCCAAGCGTCCGGTGGAACAGTTCGCCACCGATCTGAAATTGCCGGAATGGAAACTCGAACCGGACGAGGAATATCTCTACGGCGACCCGAGCGAATATTACTACGTCGACGAAGACGGCAATCTGGTGGATCAGAACCGCCGGACCGACTGGCGTGATGATCCCTATCCGCCGCCGGAACAGCAGCCCGGCACCCCGCCACCGGCCGCCAATCAGGACTTCCTTGATCAGGCCACAGGCGGGGCGGCAAATGCCCGACCGGAAAGCCGGGGGAACGTCAATGTCGGGCGCGGCAGTCGTCCGCCGGCACCGCCAGGACCACCGGAAGCCCCAGCCCCCGCCCCATCGCCTTAATCCATTCGGCAGGATGCCGGGGTTTGTACCCGGTGCGGACTAAGGGAATTGCATAAAAAAGGGGGCGGTCCTTTGCAGGATCGCCCCCTTTTTGTTGCCGTTTTGCAGATCAGCGCAAGCGGATCGGCACGTAGAGTGCCGGGCCGCCGCGGCGTTGCACCTGCAACAGCAGGGCATCACGCTTGGCCGATTTGGCAGCGGTTACGATCTGTTCCAGTTCAGCCGGGGAACCGACGGCCTTGTAGTTGGCCTGCAGGACGATATCGCCCCGCTGCAGCCCCTTTGCCGCCGCGTCGGAATTGGGGTCCACCCCGGCCACAACCACACCCTTGGTGGCATCGGGCACACCCAGCTGACGGGCGATTTGCGGTGTCAGCGGGATGACCTGCACGCCGAGGGCTTCTTCCACCTTCCCGGTTTTTTCCGCGCCCTGATCGTTGCCCTGATTCTGGGCGCCGGTTTCGGGATCGAACATCTGCTGGCGGGCGAGTTCTTCCTCGCTCGGGCGTTTGCCGACCGTGGCGTTGACCGTACGGCGCTGGCCGTCGCGGATCAGTTCGATCGGGATCCGCGTGCCGGGGGCAATATTGGCCACGAGATAGGAAAGCGTCTGGTCAGGGGTCACATCCTTGCCATCGACCTTGAGCACCACGTCGCCACCTTGCAGGCCGGCCTTGTCAGCCGCAAGGCCCGGTTCAACCGCCTGAACGAATTCGCCGCGATTGTGGGCAATGCCAAGCGACGCCGCAAGATCTTCGTTCACCGGCTGGATGCGGATGCCGAGATAGCCGCGTTCGATCGACTGGCCCTTCATCAGTTTCTGCACGATCGGCTGCGCGACTTCCGCCGGAATGGCGAAGCCAATGCCGACGCTGCCGCCCGAAGGCGAAAAGATCGCGTTGTTGATCCCGATCACCTGGCCGCGCATGTCGAACATCGGGCCGCCGGAATTGCCGCGGTTGATGCTGGCATCGGTCTGGATATAGCGATCGTAAGCGCCGCCGGAACCGGTGTTGCGGTAAACCGCCGACACGATACCCGACGTAACCGTGCCGCCGAGGCCGAAGGGATTGCCGATCGCTACGACCCAGTCACCCACGCGTGCGCGCGATGAATCGCCGAATTCCACGAAGGGGAACGGCTTGGGCCGCTGAATTTTCAGCACGGCAAGGTCCGACGCCGCATCGCGACCGACCAGTTGCGCGGGATATTCGGTGCCATCGGGCATGGTCACGGTGATGGATTCAACCTCACCCTGGCCTTCTGCCGTGATCACGTGGTTGTTCGTCACCACATAGCCATCGGCCGTGACGATGAACCCGGAACCGAGCGATTGCGCCTCGCGGGTCTGGGGTCCGCCGCCGCCCGGCATACCGAACAACTGCGCTAGCGGGTTGTTGGGAACCTTCAGCCGCTGGCGCGTGGAAATGTTGACCACGGCTGGTGCCAGCTGCTCTGTCAGGTCGGCAAAGCTGGCCGGGGCACCGGCACGGGGCACGACCGAGCGCATTTCGCTCTCGTCGTTTTGTGCGACTTGCGCTCCGGCGGGAACCCCGGAAACCAGCGATACCATCGCGCCGCCAATCAGCAGCGCACTTGTCACTCCATAAGCATAACGCACAGGTTCTACGTCCTCTCAGTTGTCCTGGCCGAAGCGACGGCCAGACTCGACAATGCACCACAGGATTCAGGCCTTTTGGCCTGAACGGAAATTGAATGACTAGCGCGTCCCACGGAACTGGCGAAGATATTCGTTATCCGGCGAAAGAATGATAGAACTGTCACCCTCTCCGGTTTCGAAGGTCGTCACGTAGCTCTGCATGGCGCGGTAGAAATCGTAGAACCGCGGGTCCTTGCCGAAACTGAGGGCATAGGTCTTGGCCGCGGTGGCTTCGGCTTCGGCACGGATGATTTGCGCATCCTTGCGGCCTTGCGCGCGAATGGTGGCGGCTTCGCGTTCACGATCGGTCTGCATGCGGGTATAGGCGGCCTCCAGCGGGGTGCCGTCGGGCAGATCCGTGCGCTTGATCCGCACGTCGATGATCTGCGCACCATATTCGCGGGCTTGCCGGTCCAGTTTGTTGCGGATGTTGGTCATCGCTGTCCCGCGTTCGGCAGTCAGCAGCGAGGTGAAGCTGCGCCGACCGAGTTCCTGCCGCAGGACCGAAGTCAGAATCGGCTGCAATTGCGCGACCACTTGTTCTTCCGTGCCGGCGGTTTCGACCATCAGCACCGGATCGATGATCCGGAAACGGGCGTAGGCATCGACTTGCAGACGCTGCTGATCGGCGGAAAGCACCTGCTGCCGCTCCATATCCAGCGCGATAACGCGCTTGTCGACGCGCTGTACGCTTTCCAGGATCGGAATACGCAGGACCATGCCCGCACCGGTCTGGCCATAAGGCGTATTGGGGCGGAACCGGTTGATGACGCGCACAGGTTCACCTGTGCGGACGACCACCGCCTGCTGTGTTTCGGGCACGATCACCACGGCTGACATCAAGACGGCCAGCACGACGGCGAGAGCGATCAGCGCAAGCTTGTGGTTTTCCCAGATGCGTTCCATCGCTTACTGCCCTTCCGGCTTCTTGGTGGCGCGCTGCTTGATTTCGGGCAGCGGCAGATACGGGGTTACGCCGGGGGCTTCCACAATCGTCTTGTTGGTCTTGCCAAGCACACGTTCCATGGTTTCGTAATACATGCGCTGGCGTGTGACATCAGGGGCCAGCTTGTATTCCGCGTAGACCTTGTCGAAGGCTGCGGCTTCACCTTCGGCCTGTGCCAGAACCTGCTGCGCCCAGGCGCGGGCGCGGTTGATATCGGCATCGGCATCCTGCTGTGCGGCGGAAACGTCCTTGAACGCCTCTACCACGCGTTCGGGCGGGTCGGTCTTGCCGATTTCCACGCCCTGAACCGCGATGCCCGAACGATAGGCATCAAGCACGGCCTGCATCCGGTCGCGCACGCGCTGTTCGATTTCGGCGCGGCCCGCGCCCGAGAATGTTTCATCCAGCGTGCGTTCGGCCACCGATGCGCGCATGGCGGCTTCCGCCACTTCGTTGATGGTTTCTTCGGGCTGGGCAAGCTGGAAACGGAACTGCTTCAAGTCCTTGATGTTCCAGCGGATGAGATAGGTCAGATCGACGAGGTTCTGGTCGCCGGTCAGAATCAGCTTTTCCTGCCCGCCCGCCGGGATACGGAATGAACGGATCGTGCTGACGGGTTCAACGCTGACTTGCTGGATCGGCCATGGCAGCGTGAAATTCAGGCCTGGCTGCAGCGTGCGCGAATATTTGCCGACCGTGGTGACAATGCCCTGTTCCTTCGGGCCGACCTGATGGACCATGCTGATACCCAGGCCGACAACCACGACCGCGCCCAGCACCAGCGGGAACCAGCTGCCGCCGCCGGGGCGTTCGGGCAGGCGTATATTCGGGCCGCCGGGGCCACCGGGGGTGCGGCGCGGGCCTTCAGGGCCGCGTTTGCGGAACAGATCTTCGATGTTGCCAGTGCGGCGCGGGCCATCACGGTCGGGACCGGCATCACCGCCGCTCTCGCCGCCACCGGGCAGCCAGGGATTGCGTGGCCCCCGTGGAGGCGGGCTGTCGCCAGACCCTCCTGAACCGCTGTCTTCCGGCGGACCATCGCCACCGTTGCCACCATTGTCCCCACCACCGGAGCTGCCGCCCCAGGGGCTACGCCTGCCAGCCATGGCCAGCGCGATCTGACTGAAATAACCACCCGTACGTTTCATGAGACCCTTTATAGGTATCAGGAACGACAAAAACAGTGCCTTGCGCGCGAATTTCGCTAGTGAGGCGATGTGATGAATGAAACAGAACTGAAAGCCACGCTGCCACCGGTGGTTGCCGACCGTCTTCAATCGCTGCGCCTGTCGGATGACAGCGTAACGCTGGTGCTCGACGCGGGTGGGCTCGACCGTGCGGAAGGCGCGGCGCTGGAGACGGCGGCACGCGATGCGATTATCGGCGCGGGCGGCCCGCATGATGTGCGTGTGGCACTGGTGGCGAACAAGGTGAAACGGCGGATTATCGCGGTGGCTTCGGGCAAAGGCGGGGTCGGCAAGTCCACTCTGACGACCAACCTCGCCGTGGCGCTGGCGCGGCAGGGGCACAAGGTCGGCGTGGTCGATGCGGACATTTATGGCCCGTCGCAACCGCGTCTTCTGGCCAATGAAGGCGCAAGGCCCGAAGCGGCCGACAAGAAGCTGCTGCCCGTCCCCAGCCCTTATGGCGTGCCGGTGCTGTCGATGGGGCATCTCGCCAAACCCGGGCAGGCGATCGCCTGGCGTGGGCCGATGGCGGGCAATGCGCTGGGGCAACTGATCGAAGCCGATTGGGGCACGGTAGATACCCTGCTGATCGACATGCCGCCGGGCACGGGCGATATCCAGTTGACGATGATGCAGAAGTATCGCCCCGATGGTGTAGTGATCGTCTCCACCCCGCAGGATTTGGCCCTGATCGATGCGAAGCGCGCGATCGATCTGTTCGGACAGGTCGATGTGCCGGTGATCGGGCTGGTGGAGAACATGGCAGGCTATCTTTGCCCCCATTGCGGCAAGGGCAGCGATCCCTTCGGCCATGGCGGCGCGGAACAGGCTGCGCATGATATGGGTCTGCCGTTTCTGGGCCGGGTGCCGCTGGCGCTGGAAATTCGCGAGAAGAGCGATGCGGGAACCCCACCGGCTGCCGGGGACGGCCCGCAGGCGGAAAGTTTTGCCGCTCTGGCGCGGCAGCTTGCCGCATGGCTGGCGCAAAGGAACGGCTAACGATGGAACTGACCCGGCGGGGATTGCTGATCGGCGCCGCTGTCGGGGGCGGTCTGTTTGTCGCATGGGGTCTGGGCGGGCGCCATTTTGCTCCGCCGTTGACCCCGCGCGAAGGCGAATTCGCATTCGATGCCTGGCTCAAGATCGCGCGCGACGGCGTGGTTTCGGTGGCGCAGCCGCAACTGGAAATGGGGCAGGGGATATCCACGCTCCTGCCGCAGATCGTGGCGATGGAACTGGGTGCGGACTGGCGGCAGATCGCGGTGGAACCGGCGCCGGTCAGCGGGGCCTATCCCAATATGCCGCTGGCGGCGCGGTGGGCCCCTTGTGGATGCCGCTGGCGCCGTCCCTGGCGGATCAGCCGGGCGATTGGCTGACGCGCCGCTTTGCGGAGACAGAGCGGTTCACCGCCACGGCAGAGGGGCTGTCGCTCGCCGCCTATGAAGGGCCTGCGCGGGCCGCTGCCGCCAGTGCGCGGGCGATGCTGGCCATGGCCGCGGCAGACCGCTGGAATGTTGCCTGGGAAGAATGCGAGGCCTCGGGCGGGTTTATCCGCCATGGCAAGAAGGCGCTCAGTTTCGCTGCGCTGGCCGAAGACGCCGCTGGCCAGACCCCGCCCGATCCGCCGCCCTTGCGCCCCGAACCTGCGGCGGAACGTCCGGTCGATCCGGCAATGGATGCGCCGTTGGCGTTCCCCCGGCTGGATTTGCCGGCCAAGGTCGATGGCACTTATCAGTTCGCGGGCGACGTGCGCCTGCCCGATATGGTCTATGCCGCGATCCGGCATGGCCCCCTGCCGCAACCGGAACTGGGCGAAGCCGATACGAAAGACGCGGCGGGCACCCCGGGCCTGATCAGCGTGGTGCAGGGCAAACGCTGGGTCGCGGCCGTGGCGACCAATTGGTGGGCCGCCGAACAGGCCCTGGCAAAAATCCATCCCTTGTTCGCCAATACGCAACCGGTCGAAAGCGGGCGGATAGAAGAGGCGTTGGACAAAGGGGTGCGCCATGGCGAAACCCACCGGATCGCGGAAGTGGGCGATGGCGATGCCGGGCTGGACAAACCGACACTGGCCCTGCGCTACGATGTCGCCCCGGCGACGCATGCCACACTGGAAACGGCCAGCGCCACGGCGCGGCTGCGCGATGGCAAGCTGGAACTATGGGTTGCCAGTCAGGCCCCGAACGGGCACGCCGCGCCGTGGCCGGGGCACTGGACATGTCGGAAAGCGACGTGGTCCTCTATCCCATGCCCGCCGGGGGCAGTTTCGATCGCCGGTTGGAACATGATCACGCGGTCGAAGCCGCGCTGATTGCGCGCGAAACCGGGCGTCCGGTGCAACTGATCTGGTCGCGCTGGCAGGAAATGGTCGCAGGCCGGCCGCGCACTCCGGTTGCCGCCGTGCTGGCTGCGAAGACCGACAACCAGGGCAATATCGCGACGTTCCGCGCCCGGTTGGCGCTGCCTGCCAGCGCGCGCGAATTCGGCTATCGCCTGTTCGGTGAGGAAACGCCGTGGGATGCGGTGGCCAAGGCAGACGGCACGGCCGATCCCATGGTGGTGGAAGGCGCGATGCCCCCCTATGGCATTGCCAATATGGCTGTCGATCATGTGCCGGTCACGTTGCCCTTGTCGACCGGGCGGATGCGGGGCAATGCGCACGGTTATACCGCGTTCTTCGTGGAAAGCTTCATTGATGAACTGGCCCGCCGCAACAAGCGCGAAGCCCTGTCCTATCGCGTGTCGATGCTGGGCAAGGATTTGCGGCTGGCGGCCTGCCTGCAAAAAGTCGCACGGCTGGCCGAATGGGACGGCGGCAACGATCAGAGCGGGCAGGGGCTGGCGTGCCACC
This genomic window from Caenibius tardaugens NBRC 16725 contains:
- a CDS encoding Do family serine endopeptidase — translated: MVSLVSGVPAGAQVAQNDESEMRSVVPRAGAPASFADLTEQLAPAVVNISTRQRLKVPNNPLAQLFGMPGGGGPQTREAQSLGSGFIVTADGYVVTNNHVITAEGQGEVESITVTMPDGTEYPAQLVGRDAASDLAVLKIQRPKPFPFVEFGDSSRARVGDWVVAIGNPFGLGGTVTSGIVSAVYRNTGSGGAYDRYIQTDASINRGNSGGPMFDMRGQVIGINNAIFSPSGGSVGIGFAIPAEVAQPIVQKLMKGQSIERGYLGIRIQPVNEDLAASLGIAHNRGEFVQAVEPGLAADKAGLQGGDVVLKVDGKDVTPDQTLSYLVANIAPGTRIPIELIRDGQRRTVNATVGKRPSEEELARQQMFDPETGAQNQGNDQGAEKTGKVEEALGVQVIPLTPQIARQLGVPDATKGVVVAGVDPNSDAAAKGLQRGDIVLQANYKAVGSPAELEQIVTAAKSAKRDALLLQVQRRGGPALYVPIRLR
- the hflK gene encoding FtsH protease activity modulator HflK, which produces MKRTGGYFSQIALAMAGRRSPWGGSSGGGDNGGNGGDGPPEDSGSGGSGDSPPPRGPRNPWLPGGGESGGDAGPDRDGPRRTGNIEDLFRKRGPEGPRRTPGGPGGPNIRLPERPGGGSWFPLVLGAVVVVGLGISMVHQVGPKEQGIVTTVGKYSRTLQPGLNFTLPWPIQQVSVEPVSTIRSFRIPAGGQEKLILTGDQNLVDLTYLIRWNIKDLKQFRFQLAQPEETINEVAEAAMRASVAERTLDETFSGAGRAEIEQRVRDRMQAVLDAYRSGIAVQGVEIGKTDPPERVVEAFKDVSAAQQDADADINRARAWAQQVLAQAEGEAAAFDKVYAEYKLAPDVTRQRMYYETMERVLGKTNKTIVEAPGVTPYLPLPEIKQRATKKPEGQ
- a CDS encoding Mrp/NBP35 family ATP-binding protein produces the protein MNETELKATLPPVVADRLQSLRLSDDSVTLVLDAGGLDRAEGAALETAARDAIIGAGGPHDVRVALVANKVKRRIIAVASGKGGVGKSTLTTNLAVALARQGHKVGVVDADIYGPSQPRLLANEGARPEAADKKLLPVPSPYGVPVLSMGHLAKPGQAIAWRGPMAGNALGQLIEADWGTVDTLLIDMPPGTGDIQLTMMQKYRPDGVVIVSTPQDLALIDAKRAIDLFGQVDVPVIGLVENMAGYLCPHCGKGSDPFGHGGAEQAAHDMGLPFLGRVPLALEIREKSDAGTPPAAGDGPQAESFAALARQLAAWLAQRNG
- a CDS encoding molybdopterin cofactor-binding domain-containing protein — translated: MSESDVVLYPMPAGGSFDRRLEHDHAVEAALIARETGRPVQLIWSRWQEMVAGRPRTPVAAVLAAKTDNQGNIATFRARLALPASAREFGYRLFGEETPWDAVAKADGTADPMVVEGAMPPYGIANMAVDHVPVTLPLSTGRMRGNAHGYTAFFVESFIDELARRNKREALSYRVSMLGKDLRLAACLQKVARLAEWDGGNDQSGQGLACHRIDEGCIAVIATASRGEGGVRVERLRAVADIGRIVNLDIARQQIEGGLIFGIGCALGAALTYEGGLPDNARLAGLNLPVLGDCPAIEVDFLESDADPFDPGELGVAVVAPAIANALYSATGLRFRRLPLLSDGL
- a CDS encoding molybdopterin cofactor-binding domain-containing protein, which codes for MAGAKERLTMELTRRGLLIGAAVGGGLFVAWGLGGRHFAPPLTPREGEFAFDAWLKIARDGVVSVAQPQLEMGQGISTLLPQIVAMELGADWRQIAVEPAPVSGAYPNMPLAARWAPCGCRWRRPWRISRAIG
- the hflC gene encoding protease modulator HflC; its protein translation is MERIWENHKLALIALAVVLAVLMSAVVIVPETQQAVVVRTGEPVRVINRFRPNTPYGQTGAGMVLRIPILESVQRVDKRVIALDMERQQVLSADQQRLQVDAYARFRIIDPVLMVETAGTEEQVVAQLQPILTSVLRQELGRRSFTSLLTAERGTAMTNIRNKLDRQAREYGAQIIDVRIKRTDLPDGTPLEAAYTRMQTDREREAATIRAQGRKDAQIIRAEAEATAAKTYALSFGKDPRFYDFYRAMQSYVTTFETGEGDSSIILSPDNEYLRQFRGTR